One segment of Thermosulfurimonas sp. F29 DNA contains the following:
- a CDS encoding Hsp20/alpha crystallin family protein produces the protein MAELTIWRPLQELRREIDRIWDEFFGRVRFPERWEGFEWAPAVDVSETEDSVVVRADVPGLDPEDLEVNISGNLLTIRGEKKQEKEEKKENFYRVERVYGSFVRTVELPAEVEGDKAEATYKNGVLKIVLPKKAEARGKTIKIRVEK, from the coding sequence ATGGCTGAGCTAACCATATGGCGTCCTCTTCAGGAATTGAGGCGGGAAATAGATCGTATTTGGGACGAGTTTTTCGGAAGGGTTCGTTTCCCGGAGCGGTGGGAGGGCTTTGAATGGGCCCCGGCGGTGGATGTTTCGGAGACCGAGGACAGCGTGGTGGTGCGGGCGGATGTGCCCGGCCTCGATCCGGAGGACCTGGAGGTGAACATCTCCGGAAACCTCCTCACCATCCGGGGAGAGAAGAAACAGGAGAAGGAAGAAAAGAAGGAAAACTTCTATCGGGTGGAGCGGGTTTACGGAAGTTTCGTGCGCACTGTGGAGCTTCCCGCGGAGGTGGAGGGCGACAAAGCGGAGGCCACCTATAAAAACGGCGTCCTGAAGATCGTGCTGCCCAAGAAGGCCGAGGCCCGAGGGAAGACCATTAAAATCAGGGTGGAAAAATAA